Proteins co-encoded in one Strix uralensis isolate ZFMK-TIS-50842 chromosome 2, bStrUra1, whole genome shotgun sequence genomic window:
- the AKAP11 gene encoding A-kinase anchor protein 11 isoform X5 codes for MDMYARAQGNRMKPRISVKKSFGEGVLHSMKSLLHSRKKLCSVSAEECLNREEQDNFIEELAAVSVELPDVLKSLQLCKLKENEVIFLKDVKKTLAKPYVLKHQNQLPEVFCVVRLSPSFPRIKADYIFNLLSKYTTGIRYAVEINSSQKHQTETSHGEDDDTNQSVSSIEDDFVTAFEHLDEDEPSKIQSAGACSFTSRNHRDAASQTIPAQCLEATESKILVGSARRKSSARSSTLIDILGLKELSSVKNSVTTSISDPWIQRSFYKPYNPSDQGVNFLCKTLFSSSPAESSESDCSSPSPIIFLDEEGYQKSLKAKLQLPKIPVVKDGIEDSDSEVSEFFDSFDQFDELEQALENSCKVIRDPILGNPSQKRRTAHEQLSSASITMNPQKFKFDRPTLPANVKKPTPRKPESPYSSVFDVPDSPRPVKTSGEENGGLFSPIRSSAFSPLGSCGSSECLCRISLGGDGAGQNHHDEVYNSYSAYADSVSFEILGSVFHSESSAEQACAENDSKHKGIALKEKKGQAADLKMKTSKEPDIQAKSKHKSMIRDSIQKFASELVEKSFGSAFKDLQKGVSSCTNALCHLAARLTSSVFQMAFYEIGRRRAISLKERAINGIANFLVSEAITGALKELRHVKKQIFTNTVARFAADLAEELVFEGIMEVCQFSYPSTPTAAQPSSFDYEDKVVRSYARDLSESVIQEAFIELSQVDVTFTTQAAISVSMDNIKYVSAESMLESTRTSTVFPNFNDRVALKPIQDSKKEYTVQQALFCTSGVVSSIPVPFAGRALCQHQVSSDAYKVKVSTASNSDDNVKVYKDSTHTFFRSRKREEKVASFRNIYLTSDHSQSTESSPSLLHNQNNTKQTNNRSGMNNNSELTSGLKGINTFSGTMVDMIVNEAYEAITSSRVTKAVEEYTDFLTRKIIDKKAYMQCTGEDFPKNMFADHLAKYVIKQSVDESKTMLCNSSENLAGNVNSQTYTDICRKEECVIKKQEAEKQSNVSIIVEQQQMPLNNPCKFLLTPTHSVQCFSESKDCWQDQKGHRFSSKSPPPCSTGTFARRVLEDFTDTGSCSIAYLNKPSKNHDTQKPSSGPLTYRQVDCFLHANSFSSVMFGSEDALQMEDKSSLKDGNTCVMPDTPPPTPLVPCQGSSERNLRKLSKKLKGELAKEFAPATPPSTPYNPSVTGLSETEHDSLENEEFMLKLMRSLSEEMESSEDEDHSEMPIEKEEHSEKTIQYADCLASHIISIATEMAASHLDGKTNKRETDRQVQLGMQNKRCGYTAFINIPEETCNSLWNYAGDMAGKVISEAKKIVKSRHCKLLRLKRVNCQVDCLYLRKGDKDYSSKERCDTVRDQWPGERDSSVLPLPQGSGMTGLTSKYPSCESVTDEYADHIIRVLKREGGNAELLMDQYASRLAYRSIKSGLQQAARKTKLRYNRKTFPGQNAQVNGKLELIKTANKDTVQQVKSSIHRCEDQMYGRSISTQRTECTELLHFSESLARSITCDVRKKLKMSGACLPKSLTDSCLYKKTAFDEVTGDVIKTRFSRTFLPFSPDHKLYHSTGSLNENGYSEGIIQAIEQYARKVVDDTLEMSLESAVLHVAENRKNGDRLSYTEKLSPFSGTVCRCCSMKEHRYCTENTSHHLPAQGSSIPVRRFVHSGLGGACQKSRVFQLDIPKIHVDVEQKTVFSDKGATAAVEKAERELSYTSLTADSGIGQDGVSFAESLTTEIMTSAMTNIGQAVNISSVGREGFHSVESIVSQQMSLSIGDDSTGSWSNLSFEDEHPDESSSFLHLSDSSAVFSSSPGSNGNSSSWSSLGLEGDMYEENLSFPTSDSDGSEDKDEDSKDAVEGLEQIRKILVIVNIDLEPNLVDPQLRAALQWLAASETEVSDLHFHDTATREFVFLSRRLRERDWKVGDLLQAVLKYCEMIEKASDGEPALNKSLVGWLLENV; via the exons GAGTTGGCAGCTGTTTCAGTAGAGCTTCCAGATGTTCTGAAATCGCTCCAGTTGTGCAAACTAAAAGAAAATGAGGTTATATTTCTAAAAGATGTAAAGAAAACCTTGGCAAAACCTTATGTCTTGAAACATCAG AATCAACTTCCTGAAGTGTTTTGTGTGGTGAGACTGTCTCCTTCGTTCCCAAGGATCAAAGCTGATTATATATTTAACTTGCTGAGCAAGTATACCACAGGCATAAGATATGCAGTGGAAATAAACTCATCGCAAAAACATCAAACAGAGACATCCCATGGAGAAGATGATGATACTAATCAGTCAGTTTCTTCAATTGAGGATGATTTTGTCACTGCTTTTGAACACTTAGATGAAGATGAGCCTTCAAAGATACAAAGTGCTG gtGCATGTAGCTTTACTTCTCGAAACCATCGAGATGCTGCTTCACAGACCATCCCTGCTCAATGTTTAGAAGCTACAGAGTCAAAGATCCTTGTGGGTTCTGCACGTCGAAAGTCATCTGCCAGATCTTCTACTTTGATTGATATTTTGGGACTTAAGGAACTGTCCTCAGTAAAAAATTCAGTTACAACCTCAATTTCTGATCCTTGGATACAAAGGAGTTTCTATAAGCCATATAATCCTTCTGATCAAGGTGTTAATTTTTTAtgtaaaacattgttttcttcctctccagctgAATCCTCTGAGTCAGATTGCTCCAGCCCAAGCCCCATCATCTTCTTAGATGAAGAAGGGTATCAAAAAAGCTTGAAGGCAAAACTTCAACTGCCAAAAATTCCAGTAGTGAAAGATGGTATAGAGGATTCAGACTCAGAAGTAAGTGAATTTTTTGATAGTTTTGATCAGTTTGATGAGCTGGAACAAGCCTTGGAAAACTCTTGTAAAGTTATTAGGGATCCCATCCTAGGGAATCCCTCCCAGAAAAGGAGGACTGCACATGAACAGTTGTCTTCTGCAAGCATTACAATGAATCCTCAGAAATTCAAGTTTGATCGTCCCACTCTCCCAGCCAATGTAAAGAAACCAACACCTCGTAAACCAGAATCACCATATAGCAGCGTCTTTGATGTCCCAGATTCCCCTCGCCCAGTTAAAACATCAGGGGAAGAGAACGGAGGCTTGTTCAGCCCTATTAGATCATCAGCTTTCAGTCCACTAGGGAGCTGTGGTTCTTCTGAATGTTTGTGTCGAATTAGTCTTGGTGGAGATGGGGCAGGTCAAAATCACCATGATGAAGTTTATAATAGTTATTCAGCATACGCTGATagtgtttcatttgaaatattGGGTTCTGTTTTTCATTCTGAGTCCTCAGCAGAACAAGCGTGTGCAGAAAATGATTCGAAACACAAAGGGAttgctttgaaagagaaaaaaggtcaAGCTGCAgatcttaaaatgaaaactagTAAGGAGCCAGATATACAAGCAAAATCTAAACATAAGTCAATGATTAGAGATAGCATTCAAAAATTTGCATCTGAATTAGTTGAAAAAAGTTTTGGCAGTGCATTTAAAGACCTGCAAAAAGGCGTTTCTTCGTGCACCAATGCACTTTGTCATTTGGCTGCTAGGTTGACTTCCTCGGTCTTTCAAATGGCTTTTTATGAGATTGGAAGACGTAGAGCAATCTCCCTGAAGGAGCGAGCCATTAATGGGATAGCAAACTTTTTGGTGAGTGAAGCTATAACTGGTGCTTTGAAAGAACTGCGGCATGTGAAGAAACAAATATTTACCAACACTGTTGCACGGTTTGCGGCAGACCTTGCTGAAGAACTTGTGTTTGAAGGAATCATGGAAGTATGCCAGTTTTCATATCCATCGACACCTACAGCTGCGCAGCCTTCATCATTTGATTATGAAGACAAAGTGGTAAGATCCTATGCCAGAGATTTGTCCGAATCTGTCATTCAGGAGGCCTTTATTGAACTATCTCAGGTTGATGTGACCTTCACAACACAAGCAGCCATTAGTGTTTCCATGGACAACATTAAATATGTGAGCGCAGAAAGTATGTTAGAGTCAACACGGACTTCCACagtttttcctaattttaatgATAGGGTAGCACTGAAGCCAATCCAAGATTCCAAGAAGGAATACACAGTACAGCAAGCTCTATTTTGCACCTCTGGTGTTGTAAGTTCAATACCTGTGCCCTTCGCTGGAAGAGCTCTTTGTCAACATCAGGTTTCCTCTGATGCTTATAAAGTGAAAGTATCCACTGCTTCGAATTCTGATGACAATGTGAAAGTATACAAAGACTCCACTCATACATTTTTTagaagcagaaagagagaggagaaagtcgcttctttcagaaatatatacCTAACTTCTGATCACAGTCAAAGTACTGAAAGTAGTCCATCACTCTTACATAACCAAAACAataccaaacaaacaaataacagaTCTGGAATGAACAATAATTCAGAATTAACAAGTGGGTTGAAAGGCATTAATACTTTCTCTGGAACTATGGTAGATATGATAGTAAATGAAGCTTATGAAGCCATAACCTCATCTAGAGTAACAAAAGCAGTAGAAGAGTATACAgattttttaacaagaaaaataatagataAAAAAGCTTACATGCAATGTACTGGTGAAGATTTCCCCAAGAATATGTTTGCAGATCACTTGGCCAAGTATGTCATAAAACAGTCTGTGGATGAAAGTAAAACCATGTTATGCAACTCTAGTGAGAATTTAGCAGGTAATGTGAACTCACAGACTTACACAGATATCTGTAGAAAAGAAGAATGTGTGATAAAGAAGCAAGAGGCTGAGAAACAAAGTAATGTTTCTATAATTGTGGAACAACAACAGATGCCTTTGAATAATCCATGTAAATTTCTTCTTACTCCAACTCATTCTGTTCAGTGTTTTTCAGAGTCTAAAGATTGTTGGCAGGATCAAAAAGGACACAGGTTTTCTTCAAAGTCACCACCACCTTGTTCCACTGGGACTTTTGCTAGGCGTGTTCTAGAGGATTTTACTGACACAGGAAGCTGCTCAATAGCATACTTAAACAAGCCCTCAAAAAACCATGATACTCAGAAACCATCATCAGGACCTTTGACTTACAGGCAGGTTGATTGTTTCTTGCATGCAAATAGTTTTTCTTCAGTGATGTTTGGCAGTGAAGATGCTTTGCAGATGGAAGATAAATCAAGTCTCAAAGATGGAAATACCTGTGTAATGCCTGATACACCCCCACCAACTCCTTTAGTACCATGTCAAGGTAGTTCTGAAAGAAACCTAAGAAAACTATCTAAGAAACTCAAGGGAGAATTAGCAAAGGAATTTGCACCTGCAACACCACCTTCTACACCGTATAATCCATCCGTTACTGGTTTGTCTGAAACTGAACATGACTCTTTGGAAAATGAGGAATTTATGCTGAAACTTATGCGGTCGCtttctgaagaaatggaaagTAGTGAAGATGAAGATCATTCTGAAATGCCCATTGAGAAAGAGGAGCATTCAGAAAAAACGATTCAGTATGCAGATTGCTTAGCTAGCCATATAATTTCAATAGCGACTGAAATGGCTGCTTCCCATTTAgatggtaaaacaaacaaaagagaaactgATAGACAGGTTCAGTTAGGTATGCAAAACAAAAGATGTGGATATACTGCATTTATAAATATCCCAGAAGAGACATGCAATTCTTTATGGAATTATGCAGGTGATATGGCAGGAAAAGTTATCAGTGAGGCCAAGAAAATAGTGAAATCAAGGCATTGTAAACTGTTGAGGTTGAAGAGGGTTAACTGTCAGGTGGATTGCCTTTATCTGAGAAAAGGTGATAAAGATTATAGTTCAAAAGAACGGTGTGATACGGTGCGGGACCAGTGGCCAGGGGAGAGAGATTCATCTGTGCTTCCTTTACCACAAGGTTCAGGCATGACGGGTTTGACTTCCAAATACCCAAGCTGTGAAAGCGTGACTGATGAATATGCAGATCATATTATTCGAGTTTTGAAAAGAGAAGGTGGTAACGCTGAACTGTTAATGGATCAGTATGCTAGCAGACTTGCTTACAGGTCTATCAAATCGGGCTTACAGCAAGCTGCGAGAAAAACTAAATTGAGATACAACAGAAAGACTTTTCCTGGGCAAAATGCACAGGTTAATGGTAAGCTGGAGCTGATCAAAACAGCGAATAAAGATACAGTACAGCAAGTGAAGAGCAGCATTCATCGCTGTGAAGACCAAATGTACGGAAGGAGCATCAGCACACAGAGAACAGAATGTACAGAGTTGTTACATTTTTCAGAATCCCTTGCTCGCAGTATCACTTGTGATGTCAGGAAGAAATTGAAAATGTCGGGAGCATGTTTGCCAAAGTCTCTAACAGACTCCTGTCTATATAAAAAGACTGCATTTGATGAAGTCACAGGGGATGTtattaaaacaagattttctaggacatttcttcctttctccccagaTCATAAACTGTATCATAGTACAGGCAGTTTAAATGAAAATGGCTACAGTGAAGGCATAATTCAAGCTATAGAACAGTATGCTAGGAAAGTAGTAGATGATACTCTAGAAATGAGTTTAGAGTCGGCTGTTCTCCATGtggctgaaaacagaaaaaatgggGATAGGCTCTCATATACTGAGAAACTGTCTCCTTTTTCTGGAACTGTCTGTAGATGCTGCAGTATGAAGGAACATCGGTACTGTACAGAAAATACATCTCATCATCTACCTGCGCAAGGATCCTCCATTCCAGTGAGGCGTTTTGTTCATTCTGGATTGGGTGGTGCCTGTCAAAAATCAAGAGTGTTTCAGCTTGATATTCCTAAAATTCATGTTGATGTAGAACAGAAGACAGTGTTTTCTGACAAGGGGGCTACTGCGGCTgtagagaaagcagaaagagagcTGAGTTACACAAGTTTGACAGCTGACAGTGGTATTGGACAAGATGGAGTCAGTTTTGCTGAAAGCCTTACTACTGAAATAATGACATCAGCTATGACTAATATTGGTCAGGCAGTTAACATAAG CTCTGTTGGAAGAGAAGGATTTCATTCTGTTGAATCTATTGTTAGCCAGCAGATGAGTCTTAGCATTGGTGATGATAGCACTGGGAGTTGGTCCAATCTAAGTTTTGAAGATGAACATCCTGATGAGAGCAGCAGTTTTCTTCACCTCAGTGACAG TTCAGCTGTGTTCTCTTCTTCTCCTGGCAGTAATGGTAACAGCAGTAGCTGGAGCAGTCTTGGTTTAGAAGGGGATATGTATGAGGAGAATTTATCCTTTCCAACATCAGACAG tgatggATCAGAAGATAAAGATGAAGACTCCAAGGATGCTGTAGAAG gTTTGGAGCAAATACGAAAGATTTTAGTAATAGTGAATATTGATCTGGAACCAAATCTAGTGGACCCCCAGCTCAGAGCAGCACTCCAGTGGCTAGCAGCTTCTGAAACGGAGGTGTCTGACCTTCACTTTCATGACACTGCTACAAGGGAATTTGTCTTT CTTTCCAGAAGACTACGAGAAAGAGATTGGAAAGTTGGAGATCTCTTGCAAGCCGTGCTGAAATACTGTGAAATGATAGAGAAAGCGTCTGATGGAGAGCCAGCTCTAAATAAGTCTTTGGTTGGTTGGCTTCTGGAAAATGTCTGA